A region from the Nitrososphaerales archaeon genome encodes:
- a CDS encoding ammonium transporter, whose translation MPIDSGDTTWMLLASSLVLLMTPALGFFEAGLLRVKNALSVIMQCFFGLALLSVMWFIFGFSLTFGPDIGGIAGTLEWTFLSNVPVEEPLEQYAPTIPGILFAKFQMMFAVITPLLLTGAIAERMKWSSFAIFIVAWSLFIYYPLVHWVWGDGGWLRELGVADFAGGIVIHTSAGMGSLAAALVLGRRKDFGPEVMTPHNIPLAVLGSSLLWIGWFGFNAGSSLAAGGLAANTIVTTHMASAVSSLVWIFMSWARTGKPSTIAAINGAIAGLAGITPASGFVSVQHSFIIGIVVGIASYLGIVFLKEKWKVDDALDVSSVHGITGIIGSMAIGIFASQAVNPAGPVGLLFGNPMQLAIQGVGVGVAAGMGFGGTVLILKIIDVIMGLRVKEQTEDIGLDIAEHAERAYTI comes from the coding sequence ATGCCAATAGATAGTGGGGATACAACGTGGATGTTGCTGGCATCCAGTTTGGTATTACTCATGACTCCAGCGCTAGGGTTTTTTGAGGCGGGTCTTTTGCGTGTCAAGAACGCATTGTCTGTAATTATGCAATGTTTCTTTGGTCTCGCGTTGCTAAGCGTAATGTGGTTTATCTTTGGTTTCAGTTTAACGTTTGGCCCTGATATAGGTGGAATTGCGGGCACTCTTGAATGGACCTTTCTTAGCAATGTACCCGTAGAAGAACCTTTGGAACAGTACGCACCTACAATTCCTGGCATTCTATTTGCAAAATTCCAGATGATGTTTGCGGTTATAACACCATTACTTTTAACAGGAGCCATAGCTGAACGTATGAAGTGGAGTTCTTTTGCTATCTTCATCGTTGCATGGAGTCTCTTCATCTACTATCCTCTGGTACACTGGGTATGGGGCGATGGAGGATGGCTAAGGGAGCTGGGGGTTGCTGATTTTGCAGGCGGTATAGTGATACACACCAGTGCCGGTATGGGATCACTTGCAGCAGCATTGGTTTTGGGAAGGAGAAAGGACTTTGGCCCGGAAGTCATGACACCACATAATATCCCATTAGCTGTGCTAGGCTCCTCCCTTCTTTGGATCGGGTGGTTCGGGTTCAATGCAGGTAGCTCACTTGCTGCTGGAGGTCTGGCAGCTAACACGATAGTTACTACCCATATGGCATCTGCCGTATCATCTCTCGTATGGATATTCATGAGCTGGGCACGGACCGGCAAACCAAGTACAATCGCAGCTATAAACGGTGCAATAGCGGGGCTTGCTGGTATCACTCCCGCTTCAGGATTTGTCAGTGTGCAACACTCGTTCATCATTGGTATAGTTGTAGGAATTGCCTCGTATCTTGGCATAGTGTTCTTGAAGGAAAAATGGAAGGTCGATGACGCCCTTGATGTGAGCTCTGTACACGGTATAACTGGTATAATTGGTTCTATGGCAATAGGGATATTCGCAAGTCAGGCTGTCAATCCTGCAGGACCAGTCGGACTGCTTTTTGGTAACCCCATGCAGCTTGCAATACAAGGAGTTGGAGTTGGTGTTGCAGCCGGCATGGGATTCGGAGGAACAGTTCTTATACTTAAAATAATTGATGTTATAATGGGCCTAAGAGTTAAAGAGCAGACCGAAGATATAGGATTGGATATAGCAGAGCATGCAGAACGTGCTTACACAATCTAG
- a CDS encoding P-II family nitrogen regulator, whose amino-acid sequence MKKIEAIVRMEKMQQVKEKLKAIGVSGMTISQATGWGKERALHLQFGGRAVDVDLLPKTKFEVIIEDSKIEEVVRTILDSSQTGEYGDGIIVVQDVDYAINIRTGEKALQE is encoded by the coding sequence TTGAAAAAGATCGAGGCTATAGTAAGGATGGAGAAAATGCAGCAGGTCAAGGAGAAGCTAAAAGCGATTGGTGTTAGCGGTATGACGATATCTCAAGCGACTGGCTGGGGCAAAGAACGCGCACTACATTTGCAATTCGGCGGAAGAGCAGTTGATGTGGATCTTTTGCCGAAGACAAAGTTTGAGGTCATAATTGAAGATTCCAAAATAGAGGAGGTTGTTAGGACAATCCTAGATTCATCGCAAACTGGCGAGTATGGGGATGGTATTATTGTAGTTCAGGATGTGGATTATGCAATAAATATACGTACTGGCGAGAAGGCACTCCAAGAGTGA